The nucleotide sequence GAGTCTAACTATTTGAGTAGTTTAATATACCGATCTTTAGTGGCAGTGTATTTGGCCTGCCTAACCATGTTGTCAAAGCGGCAGTGACTAAGGCGAAATAAGAGGCTCTTTGGCAGCATAGTTAGCACATCATTGAATGAGAAAAAGCCGCAAACTCACCAATTCTTGCTCCTCTTTCTTATCCTTGTCTTTAGCTGAGGGCTGTTgccccttttccttctccttctccttctcatcggccttttctgtctttttctctttgttttttgcctcctccatggctgtctGTGAACTCTCGATTAGCAAACGGAACTAAGGATGCTGTCGCGAGCTGTCTCTTCTTCTACGGTGTcaaatttgttctttttttgttctatCGCCCCCCGTTGGTCGACTGTCACATTGTTGGTGGTGCGTACTTCACGTCCTCATAAACGATGGAAGTTTCGAATTTATCATACAAATTTAATCCAAATACGTTATAAACGATCATTATGTTTCAGATCCAGAGTCAATTAATGTTTAAATTATCACCTTATTTGCTTTTATATTGTGAATATGTTGACAAGGTTTTGTATGATGTTACACGATGAACTGCCAAAATATTGAAATCTCCCACACTTTTAAAGTAGCAGATTCGCTTGTCACATGACCACCTGGATATAATCACATGGTCAGAGTCTGAACCGTTTCCCACTCAGGTCAACATGGCTTTTAGGAAGTGCCATATTCTCTCTTGTCAAGGGATTTTGCTGTTTCTTTCAGTGTGCTGTCTGCTTGGAACAGGACGGGCAGCGTTTAAAGGCTTCACTCGGTTCAAAGCGAAGGAGGAAATTGGTCACAAACCAGTGTTTGACGAGCAATGGTTCAGTCAAAGACTGGATCACTTCAGTGCAGACAGCAGGGAGTGGAAACAAGCAAGTATCAGTTTGTCTTGAATACCTTTGAAATGTACACTGTAAATTAAGCTGTCACTTCTACAGCGCGATCCTTCACTGCATGCTTCCAAGTAATTCAAACATTTTATCCACGTGTTTCAATGTTCTTGTTTCTGTTCCCTGTTCCTCACCAGAGGTACTTTTTGAGTCAAGCCTTCTACAAGCCCGATGGCCCGGTGTTTCTAATGATAGGTGGAGAAGGTCCAGCCAATCCAGCCTGGATGCAGTATGGCACCTGGCTCACTTATGCTGAGAAGCTGGGAGCTCTTTGCTTAATGTTAGAACACCGCTTCTATGGAAAAAGCCGCCCAACCAGGTGGGCTTCATGCAAACATAGAGCTTTTAGTGAGACACCTGTCGTGTATGAGACTGAGTGTCTTTAAAAATGGCTTGAATGCAACACAGGCTCCAAATCATTTAAGTTTTAATATTAATCTTAGCGTATCATGATTTGTATTGGCTCTTCCTGGTCTATAATTGCACCCACTAAAAGGCTGTGTTTTATCAGCCAGATTTTAAAGGTTTGATAATATTTGCAAAACTAAGTCACTTCACTTAGATTACTAATGTACACAGCAACATTTATTCTCACAGCTGTTCTAACAGCAATAGGACTTTCGAACACTTctaccactagatggcactCAGCATTCCCAGGATGGTCCTGTCAGGAAAATGCACGAGTGAAACTCAGTTTATTTCTTCTATTTAGTGACCTCAGCACAGACAACCTGCGCTTCCTCAGCAGCCGCCAGGCGTTGGCAGACCTGGCGCATTTCAGAACAACCATCGCAGAGGCTCTGGGGCTGACCAACGCCAAGTGGGTGGCATTTGGTGGGTCGTACCCGGGTTCTCTGGCTGCTTGGTTCAGGCTGAAGTATCCTCACATGGTCCATGCGGCTGTGGCCACCAGTGCACCTGTTCGCGCCACTGTTAATTTCCCAGGTATGAAAACGGTCAACATTTACACAAGTCTCATTTTAAAACCGTGGGAACGCCAATTACATTTTATTAGACACATTTGCACATCTTTAAATGGCTGTGGGGAAACCAGATGGATTTTTCCAAGACCAAGTAATTACAGTCTGGATTTGCATCGCTGTCATTTTCAAAGGTTCGAAAGTTAATAAcaattctgtttgtgtgttctgaGCTGATGCGGAAATATGGAGGAGGAACATTTTTTTGCTCCCGCAGACAGCCACCCACAtcatcatttaaataaaaacctgaCTTTTATTACCGCTACCAGGTTACAGCCGGCGTTTGTCTGTTTTTCCGACTTTtggcaaaataaatcaaaaaggtTCTGAATGATTATGTGATCaatcataaagcaacctgctATGTTGTGTAGCTTAAACCTCATCTGTGCTCTGCCACAGCACACGTTCatgccgacacacacacacacacacacacacacacttctgcctCATTCAGAAAGTCACGTGCACTGGTGTCAGGTGTCCATGGCAGCACAGACTATTACTTCCTCTAAGACACAACTATCCTTCACTCCCCGTAGAAATATTCCAGGTTTCATTCCAGGAAATTCCCTTTGGTTGAGAGTAATGAGTTGCGTCATGTTCTTTTAAACATTTCCAGACAACTCGGCTTAGCTAGACGTTTACTTTTGCATTCTCCCATAACTCgaagttttcttttattttgccgTCTCTTCAAGTGCTTTAAGTGTCAACTTCCCTTTCTGCGTCCATGTTCGGACAGAGTACTTGGAGGTTGTGTGGCGTTCGCTGGCCTCGGTGAATGTagagtgccccctgctggtgaaaaAGGCCTCCGACACCCTCGCAGAGCTTCTAAAGGAGCCAAAGACCTACGACAACATCACCAAAGATTTCAAGTACGGTGGCCACACCTTCCTTCTCCATTCTTTAGTCCACTCTGAGTTTATCTTTCTAAAGTGTTGCAACGTAACATTTGTTAAGGTTAAACACAGACGGGCACCGTTCTTGGATCTACACACGGGCAGGAAAGTTTCAGGTGGCAGAATAATGGAATTAAAGAGGCAGCTTTCTTCCTTTGAACGCGTCATTGGCGTATTCTAAGTTGTTTGAGCCGGTCAGCGTGATGAATGAAGGAGACTGACGAGCTTTCGTAATGGTGTGGTAGCTGCGGCCTGAAGCCCCGTCTTTGTGTCCGCTGTAACCACGTTTGCGTGTCGCTCCCAGGCCGCTGCTGCAGACGCCTCGTCACGCAGGCACAAACACGCCCCCGCGTCACAAAGGTGGTCTGGCGTCTGACTCACGTAGCACAATATTTCACCTCTATTTTCACCACGTAGCAAGCATCTGTCACCCTGCAGACGCTCACACACGTGCCAAGAAATGGCGTAAGCGTCTCTGTTTGGTTCGGCGTGTTGTGTCTACCGCTTTACACGCCCACGGAAACGGGAAAGAGTGACACTCGCTTTTATGTCCACCTGATTACCTCAGTGCTGCATCTGACAGATGACTGAATCACAGTTTGTTGCGTGAGCAGGAGCCAGCAAACCCTGACAGGTCGGTGCGTAAAGGCTGCAGCCGACGCTAACAGCGCGCCACCACGCTCGTAATAACCATGCAGCATGTCAGTCATTGATTAGCGGTCTCCCCAAAGGCCAGTGTATAAAATTTTTGCTACTTCTAGCATGATTCAAGCCCtctttttatgattttttttccacagctgcCACAAAGTCATCCTGTTATTTCCAGTCCAGAGCTTCATCATTGTGCAATTCAAAAGTTGATGTTTAAATCTGGTGAAGCAGACGGACGCTTCTAGagctgttttctttaatatgaAAATCTTATTATAACACTAGAAAAACACTATTCTCAAGCCATTAATGTGGCAAATGAATGACTTCTCAATGTTTTTGGCTCATTTGAGTGATTTGCAATatgaagagatggagagggaaGCACTTTAACACCAGCTTTGGCTTTTCCTCTTGTCCAGCCTGTGTTCCAAACTGCAGATCCAGACCGAGATGGACTCAGCTCAGTTCCTGGAAACACTGGCTGGCAACTTCATGGACGTGGTCCAGTATAACGAAGACAACCGAGCATTTGAGGTGAGAAGTGACAAATATTACAGTCTGTCCGTGGTGGCGAGAAGGAGGGGAAGTAAGGGACAGCTTGTCTCCTGGTTCAGTGGCAGGCAGTTATGAGGAGGGTTGTGGACAGCAACAACTCTTCAGGGAGAATAATAAACCTGCAGTGTTTTAAAGGGAGAGGCCCAGGGGTGCAGAGGGGCTCTAGAGTTGCTCTTGCAATATAACCAGGCATCTACAGTCCCACTGTTACATGCTCAGTTAACCTGTCTTCCCCACTTTAACTAGTTAATTTAGCCCCTGGAGTTAAAAGAATACATACATGTATCAAGTATACAGCTTCAGTATTCAAGCTTTTAGCATCAGCAGACTTTAAAGTAATTACTTGTTCTGTCTGTTGGGATAGTGTGTCTTTCCTTTCCCTTTTTTGTGCCTATTTTACCAGCTAGCCCTGTATtctctccaccctctctgtccccctggtGCTGTGAGGAGACATGAGTCTGGTTACCAATAAGCGGATGTGAAAAACTAACAAAAGACTCTATGGTCTCTGTGGCTTCCTGTCGCCCCTAGCGAAAAAGAGGCTTCTGAAAAACCCCAGAGTGGTCCGCAGCACCGTCAGGCAAACACAGGCAACAGCTGCCTCTGACACAAAGGGCTCGGTGTGGAGAAAGTGATGAGATTTTAGATACCGGTGAGGAATTTTTGGTAAGATCTGGAGCTGAGGGGTAACTCAATCAGTGGCTTCACAGTTGAGGGGTTATCAATGGGCTGCTTTATAAAATACGTTGGTACATTACGTAACACCACGGCTTGGAGAGCAAGTGGAGACAGTTTCTCCTTTCCCAGCTATCACTTCttactggaaaaacaaacataatCACGTTCCAATGGTGCATTTTGTTTGGCTCAGGAAGGACGCAGGGAGTCTGGAtgtcaggcagcagctggacgATGTGTGTTTAAAGTTGTGGAAGCACGCAGAGAATTTTCTACCTGATGCTGACACCTGGATTTATTTGGCTTTTGTTTCTTATTTCCTATTCAAATGCTGCCACTCTGTAGCTTTCATATGAATTCACGGGTTCTCACAGATTTAAACGGCAATGAAGCAACGTTAGCACAGCAAATACTTGACATTAAAAATGTACACAGCGCTCTCGTCTTCCTCCAAAGGTGGGAAATCACCGCGCCAACATGAATCAAACATTAGTTTTTGGTTCagcctaataaaataaaatggtggGAGAGCAGGAAACCTCTAGAGGGCCTATTATCATCAATCCTAATGTTCAAGGGTCTCATCGTCCCATTGATCCGCCTTGGTTGACCTTTGTTAAGGGTGTGGTTGGAACCAACGTCACCATCAAGGTCTTGTGTGGCATGATGAGGGACGGCTCTGTGGGGGAGCCCTACGCCCGCTACGCCGCAGTGGCGCGCTTCATGCTGGACACGCTGTCAATAAAATGCCTGGACAGCAGCTTCGATGCATACGTCAGAGACATGACCAACACGTCGTGGGACGGGCCGGCTGCAGGGGGAGGTAGGTGCTGTTTATCATGCGCACTTGGTGTTTTTCCCATTCTTCTGTAGCTCGTCAAGtggtgacttttatttttacgAGGGATAAAAATGGACGCAGACTGTGTGGAGTCTGAAAATTTCCACTGACTGGACATGACACGGAGATGGGGACAGtttgttatgtgtgtgtgtgtgtgtgtgtgttctcagggaGGCAGTGGGTCTACCAGACTTGTGCTGAATTTGGATTCTTCCAGAGTTCTGATTCCCCCAACCAGCCGTTCACCGGCTTCCCTCTTATGTGTGTACCGTCAGCATCGCCTTTCTTTATTACACTCTTCTGCCTGTTTCATGGAGCCCCTATTTCCTGTTTAGGTTTCAGGTGAAACAGTGCGAACAGTTTTACAACATTAGTGCAGAGATGGTGGCGGAGGCCGTGGCCCAGACGAACGAGTATTATGGCGGCTATGACATCCGCTCCAGCAAAATTGTTTTTGCTAACGGGGACGTGGACCCCTGGCACGCCCTGGGAATCACCCAGGACATCACCCGGGACCTGCCCGCTGTGTTTATCCAGGGTGAGAACTCCATACACCCATCCTCCATTAACTGTCATACTTGTCTCATGAATGTATTTTGATTaaaacgccccctggtggaaaaTACCTGTGCTCGAAGGTTTGGAAATCTTGCTGCGTTGGGCGCCAAAACAAAtggctattttaaaaaaatccacctTTTATAATTGTTTTTCACTGGGGATTTTATTTCAGGATTCTTGAGTCGAGATCATTTAAATCATGGTTGATTGTTTAATAGCAATAATTAATCATTTCCACCTGtttgatcttgtttttttttcccctaataaCCTTATATTGACATATTTCCTATGCTCAGGAACGGCTCACTGTGCCAATATGTATCCTGCCAGGAGTGAGGATCTCCCCCAGCTTACTCTGGCCCGGGACCACATCTTCTTACTCCTCCAACAGTGGCTGAAGcaatgactgactggctgagTGATCAGGCTGTTtcatggctggatggatgagacCTTTTGACAGATTGAGACATTTGAGCTTACAACCGTGTTTATGAATGCACGTTGAAGATTGGAAAATAAAATCCTCTTTTggaaaatgctttatttttcttataaaagttttttttatcccAAATCTCTGATTGtcaaaagatttaaaaatgcAGAATAGTTGCACGTTTCTTGTGACTGTAAAAGGTCGACCCGGCAAAATCTTGGTGTTGCTTTTTCATCTATGCTTTTCTATTATTGGTGGtgtttcagattcagattcagattgaCGGACTTTCAGGCTCTGAGAATGTCAAGTTGCTGGCACAAAGGTCGTTAATTTTGATGCGCCCATCACAAAACTTGCCAGAAGACCAATTTCCCAGTGATAATTTGCTCAGAATGGTGTTACACTTGTTGGCAGTCACCCCTCTGGTCATTTGGCACAAGCTTGGTCTTATTTTAATGATTAGAGTTTAACTAAAAACAGGTGCGACGTCCTCAACGTTGCATACCAATGACACATGAATGTTGAAAAGTTGGATAGATTGGATAAAATAAAAGACCCTGATTGACTTTACTGTACCTGTACATCTTTTTTTCTCATGTATATGGATGTAATTGAGGCGAAACATttttcaggtgtgtgtctgtcttgGTGTGAGCAGGACCATCCGAATCATCACCTCATCAGAGGGGAAAACCAGCTAGTTTCCTATTTTGCAATGGCTAGCAATGTCCCAAAGCAGAAGTTAGTAAATAACCTAAAACGCTTATCTCTTAATGATTAGATATGAACTCAGTTTGATTCATGAACACAGTGATGTTCCACGGAACAACACAAGCCAGTGTAATtaatcacttcctgttattAACGCGTTGGACTCAACCGCGTCAAGTTGGCGGTACGTAGCCAAACGCTACCGGAAGTTGATCCTGTAAGCtttaattttactttaaaaGACTACAATGTGTCATTCGAAGTAAAGATAGAGAGCCCtttcatatatttttttacttgtggtgtgtgggggtgtggagTCGCATGTTTTACGTCAATACACCAGTGACCAGACTTTCGCAATTGTGCAGTTTATTTTGCAAAGACTACCGGAAGCTCGTCTTGGTTTATTCCTGGTTCGGGCTGACAGAGACGCGCCTCTCCGGGTCCGGTTGCTCAGTTTGAAGGCGGAGGTCAGTCGGATAAAATCAGTGGAACATCGCTGGGGCCACACAGCGTTTTACTTGCATTGGAACTAAATCTTTCCCACGTTTTGGCTTAAAGGGAGAAAAACTTTTTGCGACCATCTTCCGCAAGACGaccaagtaaaaaaaaaattacctgcGTAACTACTGTTGCGACATTATAAGTAAGAATTTGCTTTAATGTATGTTTAAAGGTGCCACTCGAGCAACCTGACTTTTCTGTTTTAGTTACATCAGTAACTTAATAGTTTCGCAATTACAAAATGCTTCATTGCCTTTAAGTGCGTGTTTAACAACTAAAGCTCCGGATAAAGTCGCATGTTGCTGGAAAAAGccattttcttgctttttttgttgagaattccttttaaaaatccaaactcCTCACGCTTTTGTTTCATGTGCTGAGTAAATTTGGCGCAGACGCGCGATGCTATCATTTTCTGGGAGAATCCTCAAACAGAATTCGCGCATTTACTGGACCTGATCCTTCCAAATTCTCTGAAATTCCACCAAAAGAGACCCTTAAAAGCGGCTTCGTGCTCGCCACAGTTTATGAACGGAGTCACTTTTGACTCCGTTCATAAAGAAGCAAGAAGCGATTCCACCACAAGTCTTATCGCCACAGGGGCTGCACCCCGAACCCGCAGTCCATGCTGGAATTTACAGCTTGATTACCAGCAGCTCTGTCCCTCAGGCGACCCACTCCAGTGCTCCCAGTGGTGTGGGTCGAGATAGAAGGGCTTGACTAGAATAACCTGAAAGGTTTTGGTTCAGTCGGAAAGTTAAACATGCAGGTTGCCTTTATTCCGAGATGGTCGTGAACGGAGGGGGCTGCCATCAAGGTGATGCTCTGCTCTTTGTTTCCTACCAGGTGTGGGAGCAAAAATGAAGACTCTCTCATTCCTGTGCCTGTTTGGGCTGGTCGTCCTCCGTGGCCACGGGGGTGCACTCTCTCAGGCTCCCTCCTATGGGGAACGGGGCTCTGATCTGGGGATCCAGGTCTTTCAGCAGGAGGTCCGCTCCAGGCCCCTGGACAATATCGTGCTGTCTCCTCACGGTGTAGCCTCTATCCTTGGAATGCTGCTCCCAGGTGCTCACGGAGAGACTCGGAAGCAGGTCCTCACTGCTCTCCGCTACAAGAAAAACGGTACTGCCCCGACTGTGTGAACATTTGACCGACGCGAATCTGAAATAAACAGGAATTGACTTGATTTGCGCAGGGCCGTACAAgatgctgaagaagctgcacaAGACCTTGACGGCTAAGGCCAACCAAGACTCGTTGCTGATTGCTAACGCCATGTTCACCAAGGAGGGCTTCCCCATGAAGGAGGCCTTCGTAGCCACCAACAAAGCCAACTTCCAATGTGAGAGCAGGAGCCTGGACTTCAGACACCCCTCGAAAGCAGCAGATGATATCAACGAGTGGGTCAGCAATAAGACCAAAGGTTGGAGTCCCTATTTATTTTATCTGTTCAAAAGAATCTGTATCTCTTCTCCAATCTCCGTCGTCTGTGGACACCAGAAGGTTTTCTCTGTTGGAGCGACGCTCCTAGATCTTGTGTCGTTACTCATCTGTGCTGATGAGGCTGATTTACCAGATCGAATGTCGCTCCGTTGCATATTTATCCAGGTCACATCCCCAGCCTGGTCAAAGCGGACATGCTGGACTCGGCGCTGACCCGCCTGGTGGCTGTCAACTCCATCTACTTCAAAGGCCTGTGGAAGTCCCGCTTCCAGGCAGAGGACACCAAGATGAGGCCCTTCACCAGCGGCGACGGGACCGTACATAAAGTTCCCATGATGTCCCAACTTTCCGTCTTCAACATCGGTGAGTCACCTCTGATGATGATGTCTAAAAACCTGAATCCGACACACGGCAGGATGGCGAAGAGGAGCTTTTCCCTCTAAAGCCTCCTGGAGGGTTCATCTGCAGAGGGTTATCATTTGTGAGGAGGGAGTGGAGGCAAATCAAATGCCCGACTTTTGCCAATAGCAGGGCACCCGGCACAAATTATGAGTCACTTGTAGACGTGCGGGATTTGTGGATGGTTGCTTAATTGTAACACACGGTGGGGTTTTGTTTACTGTATTGGAATATCTGACACACTCTGGGCCGAACCAGTAGGTGTGTTTGGATTTATCCAGTGTTTTTGTGCAGCTTTCATTCAAATGTCAGTCTGTCCAGGGGAGGGGGTGCAGGCGGAGGCCCGTCGCATGCACGGGACTTTACTGAGCGAAATGAAAAGATATCAGTGGGACATCTATATTTAGAAGAGCCGTCAGTTGTGTAAGCATGCTGAAtgctgtggagagagagggtTTAAGCAGACGGAATTATGActtcttcatttcctgctgcgtGTTTACTGGACTGTAAATATTTGGCCACTTGCTGATAGTTTTTCTTAAAGTGTGCGTTTTATAGCGACCATAAATCAGCTTCCCGGAGCCTGATTCAGATGTTTCTCCATGAATAACTTCTGACTCGCACATATTTAGATAGACGATTCATTCATCACCTTTATTCGGCGATTTCTCATTTCACTTTTGCAACGGATGATAAGAAGATGATAAATGAATCCTCGTTATAAGAGCGGATGACTCGGATTCCATCCTCACAGTCAACCGTGACCTTTGAAACCATTAAGCCCCGGTCCTCCTGTGCTCACCCAGGCATGGTCACCACGCCCCAGGGCCTGAAATATAAGGTGATCGAGCTGCCGTATCACGGCAACACGGTCAGCATGCTGATCGCCCTGCCCTCCGAGGAGAACACCCCCTTGTCCCACATCATCCCGACCATCAGCACGGCCTCGGTGCAGAACTGGACCAAACTGATGCACATGATGAAAATCCGCCTGCTCATCCCAAAGTAAGACCCAAACACGCCACCCGCTCTAATAACCCGGCAGAAGGTGTGACCGCGGCGTGATCATCGTGTTTAGGTTCACCGCGGACGCCGAGGTCGACCTGAAAGGATCGCTCTCGGCGCTGGGACTGACGGACATGTTCAGCTCGGAGCGCGCTGACTTCAGACACCTCAGTGAGTAAAAGAGAGACTGTAATGAAATGTATTTAAGCAGGTTATTTATGGACGCCTGAACAAGAAAAGCTGAACCGGGACAGCCACACATTTGATGCTGCGTTTTTAGCCCTCTAGCGCCATCAGGTGGCGGGACGAGACGTAACAGACTCGTTGCCACGAGGTTGTAGCGAAGCGGCAAACTCCATTTGTCTCCTCAGGTGCTGAGCCCTTGTATGTGTCGACGGCTCTGCAAAAAGCCAAAATCGAAGTGAACGAAGACGGGACGAAAGCGTCCGCTGCCACCAGTGAGTATCCGCGCTCCTCTGACGCTGTTCcgctcctcatctcctctccgcTGATCTCGTTTTTATAAAATCTTATTTTTAGCTGCCATTTTGATCGCTCGATCCTCTCCCCCCTGGGTGGCCGTGGACCGacctttcctcttcctcatcagacataacccaacaggtgaagcatGATAAAAGCAAGCGCAATAACCAAGCCGCCCCCTCTGAAACGCTGTGTTCTCCGTCTCTGCCCCCCAGGTACCATTCTGTTCATGGGGCAGATTAACCAGCCTTGAGACCTGCGCCACCGCTCACTTCCTCCTCACGTAGCAGGAAACGTTCTGCTCTGCcatgcatgaacacacacacacatacatgcacacaattTGGCATATACTGATGTGCAGAGCAGATGCTTATAAACTTTTTTGCTATTGTTCATAACACTTGCAGACTAAATtgtcctgcttttttttttttattgactttttgggatttttttattttttttaaaacctgaacATCAATGTGTATTTTGAAGCTCTGGAGTGATCAGTCATCAGTTTCTCATGATTTCAGTTCCAGTTGTGTGGCCGTCTCCCTGGCCTGGTTTCATTCCATATTATTGTTGTGCGCCACATCTGGAACGACATGCCTTGCTACTTTTTACCTTCCAGAGGAAATCTGTTATCACACTTGCTTTGTGTTTGTTCAAATAAATACACATATTTATAACATCGTCTTCTGAGTTTTTATGAGAGGCGACATtgattgttgttgtgttgtgttgggaTTTACGCGATTACCGACCAGAAGTATGGATCAAACGGGGATGGTCGAAGGTCCTACCGTAATGTATTGAGAGTTGGTGCGTGTTGGGTCTTTTTTCGCTGCGCGCTCCCCGAGGCCGCAGCTCTTTACGGTACCGCAGCTCCAGCGTCAGCTGATCGTCTCCCACCGACGAGCGAGGAGGAGACGCGGCTGAGGGAAAACACTGGCTGCTCCGCTCAACCACCCACCATGGCCGCGGAAATACATTCAAGGCCGCAAACGGCGAGGCCCGTTCTCCTAAATAAGATCGAGGGGCACTCGGACGCCGTCACCGGGGCGGTTTTGATCCCGAAAGAAGACGGAGTTATCACCGTCAGCGAGGACAGGTGAGCTAGCGGTAGCTAAAGGGCTAAAGGCTCGGTCTATTTGCTGGAAGCTCCTCCATAAATGCTCGTATTGGTTTTAAATGGGCAGAAAAACCGAAATTCTGGAGGATTTCGGGTGTTTTGAAGACGGTAAGACGACCATAAAAGCGTACAAATCAACCTTCCGCTGACAGCTGGGCTATAAATGACACTGTTATTGTTTTATTGGGCTGTTTTTGCGACCCAAGATTTATTGATTATATGCTGACTTTTATATTTAACTATTAACTCGAACACTTGCCTTCAGGCATTTCAGGCATAAATGTCATTAGCATTAATTCAGTCTCATGATTTTCTGATAGTTCTGGTGATGCCAAATAATGTTATATGAAttaatatgtatttaaaaagccaaagaaaTGCAATCAAACGTGTGTTTGCTTGATTCTCTGATTTCGGAGGGTTTTTGAGGTGTCTCGCACTGTTGCAGGTGTGAAGAAACATCCTCATTTAGAGGTTAATGGTCTTTTTTGCTTGACTTTAGGGAAGTAAACCCTTTCTCAGTTCCtttataaaatacattttgaataCATTTGAAATACAAAAAGCCACCGTGGTGCATTCGAATCCAGGAAAATGAGACTTGAACAAAGTTGAATGTTTGAATATTGACTCATCATCTTCTGATGTGctctcatttgcattttctgtGTATCACTTggcttttttctctttagaCTCCTTTAAACTCTGTCAGGTTTGATTAaatctgctcttcctccccagAACCATCCGAGTTTGGCTGAAGCGAGACAGCGGTCAGTACTGGCCCAGCATCTACCACACAGTCTCATGTAAGTCAGCCTCCGGTctcaggtgggtgaaggtgcgGCTGTTGGGGTATTTGACGCtcttgctcctgctcctccagcaccgtgCTCCTGCATGTCCTACCACCATGACAGCAGACGCATCTTCATAGGCCAGGACAACGGCGCCGTTGTGGTGAGCGAGCCGGGCTCGGCCCCGTCATTTCATACGTTGCAACTTCAGAAGAGGCTTGAATTTCTGGTTTCTGTTCAATATTTGGACTCCTTTCGACAGCCACGGGCGCTGGGTGGTTGTTTGATCTGAGACTCGTTtcttttatgtgtgtttgtttgtaggAGTTTCTTATCTCGGAAGATTTCAACAAGATGAACCACGTCAAAACATACCCAGGTGAGGAGACCAGTGTGGCTTCAGCTGTGGAAACGGATCCTGGGCTGTGGTGCACTTGGCATGTTCACATCTTGACAGCAGCTGCGAAGGCTCCTTACTGGAAAACTAAGAAGTTGTTTTCGACAGCAAAAGACCGCATCAGCGCTGAAAGTTTTTCTTAAAGTGTGCGTTTTATAGCGACCATA is from Takifugu rubripes chromosome 11, fTakRub1.2, whole genome shotgun sequence and encodes:
- the prss59 gene encoding thymus-specific serine protease yields the protein MAFRKCHILSCQGILLFLSVCCLLGTGRAAFKGFTRFKAKEEIGHKPVFDEQWFSQRLDHFSADSREWKQRYFLSQAFYKPDGPVFLMIGGEGPANPAWMQYGTWLTYAEKLGALCLMLEHRFYGKSRPTSDLSTDNLRFLSSRQALADLAHFRTTIAEALGLTNAKWVAFGGSYPGSLAAWFRLKYPHMVHAAVATSAPVRATVNFPEYLEVVWRSLASVNVECPLLVKKASDTLAELLKEPKTYDNITKDFNLCSKLQIQTEMDSAQFLETLAGNFMDVVQYNEDNRAFEGVVGTNVTIKVLCGMMRDGSVGEPYARYAAVARFMLDTLSIKCLDSSFDAYVRDMTNTSWDGPAAGGGRQWVYQTCAEFGFFQSSDSPNQPFTGFPLMFQVKQCEQFYNISAEMVAEAVAQTNEYYGGYDIRSSKIVFANGDVDPWHALGITQDITRDLPAVFIQGTAHCANMYPARSEDLPQLTLARDHIFLLLQQWLKQ
- the serpine2 gene encoding glia-derived nexin; translated protein: MKTLSFLCLFGLVVLRGHGGALSQAPSYGERGSDLGIQVFQQEVRSRPLDNIVLSPHGVASILGMLLPGAHGETRKQVLTALRYKKNGPYKMLKKLHKTLTAKANQDSLLIANAMFTKEGFPMKEAFVATNKANFQCESRSLDFRHPSKAADDINEWVSNKTKGHIPSLVKADMLDSALTRLVAVNSIYFKGLWKSRFQAEDTKMRPFTSGDGTVHKVPMMSQLSVFNIGMVTTPQGLKYKVIELPYHGNTVSMLIALPSEENTPLSHIIPTISTASVQNWTKLMHMMKIRLLIPKFTADAEVDLKGSLSALGLTDMFSSERADFRHLSAEPLYVSTALQKAKIEVNEDGTKASAATTAILIARSSPPWVAVDRPFLFLIRHNPTGTILFMGQINQP